The following nucleotide sequence is from Pagrus major chromosome 13, Pma_NU_1.0.
TTGATTGTATAAGCACAGTGAAATCTAGCTGTTTACAAGCTGTTTCAATGACTGGCTCATCCTGACTTGGCCTACCTACAGTCAAACAGCACCTGCATGTGCTTTTGAATGGTAATGCAGCTTTCTCTCTGCTCCCCCCCACAAGTTAATCCAGCAGATGCTGCACATAGAAATCACAAAATGAAGTTAACTTTTCCTATTGATGGAATGAATTCAAGCAAAGACACCACCAACTCCCCCAACTGGCAGTGTTGTATGATGTACCCAAAGGTcatacctgagtaaaagtaaagacataaCATAAAGACTTGTCATAAAGACGTAACATGTTATTtcggtaaaagtgaaagtcagtaATACAAATAGAACCTGAGTAAAAGTCTCAGTATCTCAGTATCAAGAATCTGATATTTACTAAGGTATCAAGAGTAATTTTCTAGCAAAAAATGAACTTAAGTATGAAGAGTACAAgtcaaagtaaattatacatatacaaGTATTTTTATACTGTATAGTAATAGTCAATGTTATTGGCCTGGCCAATTAGAAGATCAAATATTCAAAAGGTTTCTGACTATTGGAATCCATGTTTCTTTTATCTGATAGTCAGTAAAATTagttcattaaaacattaactcATTTGGTATTTAatatgaaaagtaactagtaactagttattaaattaatgtagtaagtgaaaagtacaatatttacttCCAATATGTAAATGAAtggaagtacctcaaaattgtactcaagtacagtacttgagtaaatgtaggtTACGTTCCATCACTGCCAGCTGGTACAGttaatacagttaataataCATTGCATAAAGATGCCATAAATTAAATTGGGCAGAGATGGATAGCTTAAAATTAAATTAGCAATtcctttgaaaatgtaattatcaATTCATAATTTAAAGACATAAAGAGATATTAAATGGCTAATTTAATTAGGctatagttttattttaatgtaatgcaTTATGCAGATGTTTCTCACTAGTATATGATAGCTCTTAATTAAATTAAGTATTTAGTCATCATAACAAATGCTGTGTAGTCCACAATGattcatgttgctgctgctagctaaggttagctagcgttagctaacTGAGGGGCTAGCTTACTAGCAACAGGAAACGATGCTAACAATGCTAGATATTATCAAACGAGATAGTACAGAAGGTAAACACTGCAAGAGTTTATGATACTGACTGAGCTCAATATCTGCGAGTGTGTCCTTGTTTTCGCAACCTAAAAAGACCAGTACAGGCCACACGATATACCATGTTGTCACTTTAAAAGATGTGATAATACCCAACATGATCGCGTCCCATATGGTCTAGCGGTTAGGATTCCTGGTTTTCACCCAGGCGGCCCGGGTTCGACTCCCGGTATGGGAACGACTCTTTTGATCTTTAAAATACCATCCTTACTGATATGAAGCATTGTGAACCTTGTTTATACAGCATGTGTGTATCTAATGGTTGGTAGCGTATCTTGATGTAACACACTGGTGGTGGCCACTCTCACACATCGGCCACTAGGTGGCTCGTAGTCGGCTGTATAGACGTGTTACTTGATCTATAAAGCCAATATGATTGACGATGTGTATGGTTAAGGCAGACAAGTCAAACTACTATAGTAGTTGTGCTGTATGTGATCTAAATTTTTGTTTAAAGACACGAAAGGAGGGGATAATTTGGACTAAATGCAGGCTGTCAAATTAAGAGACAATAcccttttgttttgctgtgctGTGAAAACAATTACCAAACACCTGGCAATTACACCAACACTACATATTGTTctgaaaacaatcatttgtgGGTCCTACTTTGGAGACGCGTTTGCCTGCCAACTATGGAAATGGAGATTTCAATCACTTAATTTTTCTTTTAGGTTATCTTGCTCCACATTACCAGATTTACCATATCTATACACTGATCAGAGAAAAAGTCTGCGTAATCTATAAATAATTCTTAGAAACCGACTTCATCATTCATATTGTTCATCTTTAAGTTACATATGTCGTAATCCACAACAGTTCTGCTCTTGAGCTAAAAAGAAAGCTACAGTCTGGCTGATCAGTACTTGCTTTTAAGAATTGGGACCTCATAATTGTGACTCACTGAGAACTAGGTACCTGAATGAATTGAACAAGTCATCACAGGgactttaaatatattaaaacagtgatagttttattttaatattttattcccCTATGAGGAGGCTTGTTGAGGCCTTATTATGAACATTGTTTTGGCAAAactgcaaacacatttttcctaAATTTCAcagaaattcaaacattttgtaCAGCGAAAACTAGTCATTGGAAGTATTtatgacaaaaatataaaaattcatGGGAATTTATAAGTGACttgtcaaaataacaaaacagagCAAACCAACAGCTTTGACTGTTAACACTATGGTTTCATACAACCCAGTGACATACATTATAAGTGCCAAACTTGCAGAAAAATGTTCAAGATACAGTTCACAAACGTTACCCAAGGTTCAACATACTGTCTGCATCACTTCACATACATATAAACTTAACTCATCTAAATAAATCGCTTCACTAATTTAAACTTGcattttcatgtgaaacagGCTGCTTTGGGCTGACATTGTAAGATAGATAAGGTGAAAACAAATTTTGCATAATTTTCTCATGATACCAAGTCAAGGTTATCTGTGCTTCAAGCATCCACCCCCACAATTTAAATCAAAAGTTCACTTAGtgcctctgtctccatctccgACGGCCTCTCAGCCACAGCCTGCAGGAGGAAGTCCTCCAGGAAGTTTTCGTTGTGGGGTTCATTCGGACAAGTGTTCACCTGCAACACAGCACCTGCCGCTCCGTCCAACTGGTCGCCTCCATCTTGCCCGCTGGCGAGCATCTCAAGGAAGCCGGTGCTGTCAGGGGAAAGGTTGCTGGCTGTGGTTGCCGGTGAGAGCAGGTCCGAAAAGAAGTCGTCGCAGATGGAGCTGTCGTAGGTGCTGGAGGTGACGGTGTTAGGAGAGTCCAGGTCAGTGCTGTCGGGTCGGAGGCTTGCTCCACCCTGTTGAcccaacattttattcagcTTATCGAGCCTCTTCTTCTTTGCTTTCAGCTTCTTCATCAGCTTGTACCTGAGGGCTTCAGTGGCGCTGACACTTGGAGGAACCTTCGACAACTGGCTGCTGCATTTGTTTGAGGAGGATATTTCAGGCAGCCCCTTTGCTCGAGGCATCAACAGTGATGTACCTGACACCACCACAGTGTTCTGCTTGGAAGTTATGGGTTGAGACAGCTTTGAGTTGCCACTGATGAGTGCAGGGGATGCTAGCAGCGGGCCCTGGGTGTTTGAGCTCTTTGCGCCGAACGCATCATACATTTCTGCAGCTTTCAGCGGGAGACCCTCGCTCTCCTCCGTCTTGAGCGGTGGTTTAGGGAAGAGTCCACCAGAAATTTGCTGTCTTCTCACAGGGTTGGGGGTGGAGTGAGAAGGAAGTGTGGGCTTCACTTGTGTGGCCAGGGTGGGGATGGGTTTATCAGTCGGCTTGTGAACTGGGTTTAGTGGGTGTTTGCCTAGCAGGAAAGACCAGCGGCTACTCTGCAGTGACACTGGCTGCATTATGGGATTTTCCTGACTAGTGGGTAAGAGTAGGGTGTCAGTAGAAGACACGGGGGACACTTGCTGTGTAGTTTCAACACGTGGTGTGGCATCCTGAGCAGCACCGGGAGCAGGTTTGTTACTGATTTCTTTGGAGGACTCTGATGATGCAGGTGGTGAAATATCTGGAGCTGCTTTGGTTGAGGCTGCCTTTTTACCCGTTTGTCTGGCAACGGTTTTCCCTCTGCcaactcctctccctctccctcgtCCACCAGGCACAATTGTGGGATCACTAGACGAGTCATTGTCACTTTCAGATGAGttggaggtggtggggggctCAACATTAGGACCGTGAGACTCTTTAACACCTGTTACAGTGGAGGAGCTATCCGGTGTAGAGTCAATGATTTCACTCCTGCTAGGAGCACTCAAATCCTGAGGTGGTCCAGGGTGCATTTCTGAATCAACCGTTACCTCGACCAGTGTGAGTGTAATGATGTCATTATGTGTGAGGCCCTCGAAGGTGTCGAGCAGCGTTGTGGAACCTATTGATGTATCAACACCGGCTGTTACTGTTGTGTCTATGATGTTGCTGCCGTCTTCGGATGCCGAGAGTGCACAGACGATGTCGGTGTCGTTGTGAGACATGAGAGTAGAGTGATCCGGAGTGCCATCACATGGCTCATCCACTATCGAGTCACTTGGACTGGGGTTCATCGTATTTTTAGGTGGAGGAGATTCAACAAAAGTGCTGGATGGAGAACAGGCTGGAGGCTCTttgtcctcctccacctcccagaAGACAACGTGGATCTGCTCAGCAGGGACTGGGAGAATTTGATGGGTCTTACAGTCTGGATGTTTCAAGTCGTCATATTCCAGCCAGGATCCTGTGAGGAGCAGGTACCACAACACATggttacacacaaaaacaacaacaaaaacagcacatgaAGATGGTTTATATGATATTTGTTATGATAATCTAACAACCAGTCAGAGCTGATGAATTATTGATTCAACCATAATTATCACCTAATGATTTTATATGACAAATGCCTAATAATAACacttagaagaagaagaagaagagctttGTTTAACTGAGAAAATCCCTCACTTAAGACTAATTATCTCTTTTACATGAGCATCTTTGCTAAGATAAGAGCACATAGAGGAGAATATAATTGCAAAACATAATGcagactaaaaataaaacagatcaaATGTGGAAAGCTACAGATACATTCTATAAATGAAACAAGCTGTTGTTTCCTGTATATAACATTGCATGAATTGTCCAGCAGAATGTGCTGTTGGCAAAATACAACATGGAGGAATAAAAATTCATGTGACTCAACTATTTGCTCCAGTGGTTGTGTGTAAATATAGCTAATGGATTAATCCTAAAAACAAGTTCTTGGTCTTCTGACTTCCATTTTAAAATACTACAACACATAACAGCATGCAAACCAGGCTGCAACTGCAAGCTAATCAATTGTTAATTTTAGCAAAGTCACTGGCAAAAGTATTGTTTACCTGTCACATCAATTATCATTTTTTGTTACTTCTACTTTATTTTGTACACATCTCATATGCTGTCACTATTGACATACATTGTACACTTCCCCTCCTTTGGAATAAAAGAATTATCAacatatattaataaaataataaatataaacatgtcaTACCAGCGAAAAAGCAGAGGTGGCAAacgtacacacattctttactcaagtagaagtacagatacttgtgtaaaaaaagaccaatttcttttttctactggccatttctgtgcaaagttAACAGCAGCTCAAGTCATATTAATACAACATAACTCAAACACTACTAATAAATCTAAtggtagaatcagtaggatttgtctgAGCCGTTTGTAAACGCACCAGaaaaatagttgattgttgagtctcattgccaggacgtcaaataccgACAATTTAGGTTGGAATAGCATGGTAAATAATCTATAATTCCCCTTAATTgaattaaaactaaagtaaccagcctgttttgaaaattgaaggagtaaaaagtacagacatttgtgttaaaatgtagggagtaaaagtaaaagtcgtCAGAagaataaatactcaagtacagtaatgaagtatGTGTACTTTGTTACCTCCCACCTTTACCAAAGAGTAATGAACAATTAAAGAATCCATCTTTAGAAACTTACCATCAGAATTACGAATCCATGTGACAAAGTGCTTCAGCTGCTGATTGTACTGTATGACAGTGGTGACGGAGTAGCGTTTCCCCTTGAAGGTGAAGGTGTAGATTCTGACGTCATTGTCAGGAAGCCCCTCTACAAAGTGCAACATAAACACTGGAGGCAGTCtagacaaaacacaaagcaaaagtTGGGTTAAATGGGTGGAAAAGTGTACGCCATGGTAGAACTGAGCCAAACTTTACGACTCCTGCTAATACACAGATGTGCTGTTTTTGAAATATGTGTTCTATTATAATTATATTCTATATTTAATTGTGGGCAGTAGGGTTGTGCCGAAGAAAGATGGCATCATTCTCTACTATCGTAACATCTCCCCCTCACCAGAGAGTGCAAAAAAAGCACCGTGCCCCCTCAGAGTTGCCGAAAAGGTAGGCGTTGTGAAATGTGGGAGAGAATATATAAAAagtttttgttgctgctcaatcgccatgtcctgtttttttctattttcttaaACAATACAAGGACAATACATGTCGGCAATGTTACATCCAATTAAAAAGTAACTGATGCAATGTATACAGGACTAATCATGctgttatttgcattttcttagTTTAACCTCCCTCGTTATAGCTAGtcagctaactttgtttcaaccTGTAGAGACTGAACACAGCTTAATCAAGGAAATGTGGTGCAGAGACACTTTTAAACCCTGCACAAGGATGTATATCGGACATATGGCCAGCAGGGATGTGAGAGTTGATCTGCCTGTTCCCTTGTGACTGTCCCCGCGACAGGTGACAGTTTTCTTGGCAGGGTGAGACAGATGGAGGTTGCTATCAGAGCAACAGTGGGAAGCAGCAGTGACTGAAGAGGTAAACTTACAGCAACTCTGAGGAGACACACTACgtcaaatacagaaacacactgtcGAGCCCCTGAAAACCCCTAAAAAAcaatgtcatcgtccatcacatGTTTCATGGTGGACAGCATAATATGCCAATTTGGTAGACATCAACCTTAGTTGAGTAATGATTAACTGGTCATTTCAAACAGTTACAGCCACTTTAAGACACAGTTCTTTGGCTCTACATCGGTAGGTAGTTCATTAGTTAATGTGGGCTATGGAGgtgcttctgtttttctgctggccttgaaaataaatgtttgtactTTTATATCAAACAACTGGACAATCAATGGTTGATCCTCTCGATATTAAGATGCATCACAATGTGGACATGaaagattctgcatcgatgcaggGATAGAGCATAAtcgagagtctgca
It contains:
- the uspl1 gene encoding SUMO-specific isopeptidase USPL1 isoform X1, producing the protein MVIFSEWHRTAMDQKSRSGLPMTGEDTGLEVLASPLAGYLGKVQERAASLENCPWCTSKGLTYALRSYRINLQESITLCTNPQCLFPLVSRSLEDVLASLDPVQPTIGTKRKNASALEKEESIKPARKRLRSSEVDSLGLQCTTDTLISQADPGAVNIVSNGQHAGPKTDGEKVNGYQKDSPVAETTGWDLSQDEDYILDKEPENAACTDGSALPSHSVADGHPQCSNGGEPVLSPHRGSVGKSAVVDDLRCCSLDSGLSLLTKDDIRSAEVDTPSPQHNDHTARMGQKSDAADVTTCMGILGIKSQTENLSCSTKTESEDLVPVSNQLFWRNSNNLCWLDSLLVALVNCKTLKKCKPNDEPQRSSVWQLMRGYEDVCATIQAHQQPAKDGVVGVPNHVLQKANADLQSLRMSVFKLLQPKLHCKLGQRETPVFALPLLLTMDSWVEPLFQSTFQWVFKCRECKAGSEERKMKTLPTFTNISPDWRPLHAVHSAPCNLCCKKNQRRTMMLERLPPVFMLHFVEGLPDNDVRIYTFTFKGKRYSVTTVIQYNQQLKHFVTWIRNSDGSWLEYDDLKHPDCKTHQILPVPAEQIHVVFWEVEEDKEPPACSPSSTFVESPPPKNTMNPSPSDSIVDEPCDGTPDHSTLMSHNDTDIVCALSASEDGSNIIDTTVTAGVDTSIGSTTLLDTFEGLTHNDIITLTLVEVTVDSEMHPGPPQDLSAPSRSEIIDSTPDSSSTVTGVKESHGPNVEPPTTSNSSESDNDSSSDPTIVPGGRGRGRGVGRGKTVARQTGKKAASTKAAPDISPPASSESSKEISNKPAPGAAQDATPRVETTQQVSPVSSTDTLLLPTSQENPIMQPVSLQSSRWSFLLGKHPLNPVHKPTDKPIPTLATQVKPTLPSHSTPNPVRRQQISGGLFPKPPLKTEESEGLPLKAAEMYDAFGAKSSNTQGPLLASPALISGNSKLSQPITSKQNTVVVSGTSLLMPRAKGLPEISSSNKCSSQLSKVPPSVSATEALRYKLMKKLKAKKKRLDKLNKMLGQQGGASLRPDSTDLDSPNTVTSSTYDSSICDDFFSDLLSPATTASNLSPDSTGFLEMLASGQDGGDQLDGAAGAVLQVNTCPNEPHNENFLEDFLLQAVAERPSEMETEALSELLI
- the uspl1 gene encoding SUMO-specific isopeptidase USPL1 isoform X2, with the protein product MLYICKVQERAASLENCPWCTSKGLTYALRSYRINLQESITLCTNPQCLFPLVSRSLEDVLASLDPVQPTIGTKRKNASALEKEESIKPARKRLRSSEVDSLGLQCTTDTLISQADPGAVNIVSNGQHAGPKTDGEKVNGYQKDSPVAETTGWDLSQDEDYILDKEPENAACTDGSALPSHSVADGHPQCSNGGEPVLSPHRGSVGKSAVVDDLRCCSLDSGLSLLTKDDIRSAEVDTPSPQHNDHTARMGQKSDAADVTTCMGILGIKSQTENLSCSTKTESEDLVPVSNQLFWRNSNNLCWLDSLLVALVNCKTLKKCKPNDEPQRSSVWQLMRGYEDVCATIQAHQQPAKDGVVGVPNHVLQKANADLQSLRMSVFKLLQPKLHCKLGQRETPVFALPLLLTMDSWVEPLFQSTFQWVFKCRECKAGSEERKMKTLPTFTNISPDWRPLHAVHSAPCNLCCKKNQRRTMMLERLPPVFMLHFVEGLPDNDVRIYTFTFKGKRYSVTTVIQYNQQLKHFVTWIRNSDGSWLEYDDLKHPDCKTHQILPVPAEQIHVVFWEVEEDKEPPACSPSSTFVESPPPKNTMNPSPSDSIVDEPCDGTPDHSTLMSHNDTDIVCALSASEDGSNIIDTTVTAGVDTSIGSTTLLDTFEGLTHNDIITLTLVEVTVDSEMHPGPPQDLSAPSRSEIIDSTPDSSSTVTGVKESHGPNVEPPTTSNSSESDNDSSSDPTIVPGGRGRGRGVGRGKTVARQTGKKAASTKAAPDISPPASSESSKEISNKPAPGAAQDATPRVETTQQVSPVSSTDTLLLPTSQENPIMQPVSLQSSRWSFLLGKHPLNPVHKPTDKPIPTLATQVKPTLPSHSTPNPVRRQQISGGLFPKPPLKTEESEGLPLKAAEMYDAFGAKSSNTQGPLLASPALISGNSKLSQPITSKQNTVVVSGTSLLMPRAKGLPEISSSNKCSSQLSKVPPSVSATEALRYKLMKKLKAKKKRLDKLNKMLGQQGGASLRPDSTDLDSPNTVTSSTYDSSICDDFFSDLLSPATTASNLSPDSTGFLEMLASGQDGGDQLDGAAGAVLQVNTCPNEPHNENFLEDFLLQAVAERPSEMETEALSELLI